DNA sequence from the Pedobacter sp. W3I1 genome:
GAATTTCTAACCTGACCAAAATTTTGTCTTCTGTTATCAGCATCGTGGATGGTTACCACGATACAGATCTCGCCTACTTTAGCATCAGCCTTGGTTAAATCAATTTTGATCTGCTCATCGTCGCCATCGCCATCACCGGTTAAGTTGTCACCTGTGTGTTCAACCGATCCATCTGGAGAAACCAAATTGTTGTAGAACACGAAGTTTTCGTCTGAAACCAGTTTTTTCTGATCGTTCAGGATAAAAATTGAAGCATCTAAATCGAATGCAGAACCTGTTGAAGAGCTGTTGGTATCCCAACCTAAACCTATTGTAAATTTAGGAGCATCGATATTTTCTCTTTGCCCCTTTTGCAAATTAATAGCCATATTTAAATTAATTTATAATTGTTGTTTTTGATATAGTCTTTTATAAGATGTAAATTTTCCGAATACGCCTCTATGGTATGGTAATTATTCCCTAAAGATAGATCGTAAAGCTGGTTAATAAAATCGGTACTTCTGCGTTCTAAAAACAAATTAAAACTGCTCGAAGTCGTATTTAAAATGTATTTTACAATACGGGTATTAAACCTAAAATTGCCGCCATCAATAATCTCTTCCAGATCAAAAATAGATTTGATCTGATGGTAATTCAGAAAATTTTCTACATTGGGATGGATGTTTTTATTGACCAGTTCGGCGAAATAAAGCATATGCATTTCGTTACTTAAACCGTATTCCTTAGCCATTTTTAAGATCATCCGCTCGTGGCTTCCCGTAATTTTAATATCATCCAGAAACAATAAGGTTTTACCTGCCAGGAAATCCTTATCGATATGGAATGA
Encoded proteins:
- a CDS encoding TerD family protein, with amino-acid sequence MAINLQKGQRENIDAPKFTIGLGWDTNSSSTGSAFDLDASIFILNDQKKLVSDENFVFYNNLVSPDGSVEHTGDNLTGDGDGDDEQIKIDLTKADAKVGEICIVVTIHDADNRRQNFGQVRNSFIRIFDAVTNEVILKYELEEDFSIETAVEFGRIYKREGKWKFEAVGVGMKGGLQDYLNKYQ
- a CDS encoding phosphoribosyltransferase family protein; its protein translation is MIPYSYSLHKIDNTANFGFSADEYSRFKFGDDLVARSFGKDLADGFIRYYLADNVITDQIVVISSPYSFIPTATFAMKNYFVCQLNRWLVENGGLAVQETKVHRTITYKEDYGELSAEERLLLIGNDSFHIDKDFLAGKTLLFLDDIKITGSHERMILKMAKEYGLSNEMHMLYFAELVNKNIHPNVENFLNYHQIKSIFDLEEIIDGGNFRFNTRIVKYILNTTSSSFNLFLERRSTDFINQLYDLSLGNNYHTIEAYSENLHLIKDYIKNNNYKLI